The following is a genomic window from Elaeis guineensis isolate ETL-2024a chromosome 10, EG11, whole genome shotgun sequence.
TGATCACGGTCTCCAAAACTTTTATGGCAATTATCATTACCTTAAGTAAAGTGTCCCTTAAATCATATCTTAATAGCTATCATATTACATGATAATGAATATTATGTGCAGCCATTTCAGATAATGAAAGTGTCGGCCATTATCAATCCTGTAATCGTGGAACAAGCACAACACTCAGCTGCTTATCATCAATCCTGAGAAAAACCCAGACGAATGCAGCATTCACACGGAATTTATTATAATTTGATGATCATTATCACCATAATAACACACAATGTTAAACCACGGTAGAAATTTAAACAGGTTTCTAATCCAGAATTTTGGACACAGAAATTAAAGATCCCGCGATGCAAAAAGCAAGCACCGTTCCTGCCTTTCCTGGCTTCGATTTCCAGATCATAATTGTACAAACTTTTCAGCCATGAAAGAGAGATTAGGACGGATGATGCCATACAAAAGACCAACTTGGCCACAACAGAGCTGTGTTTTCAAACAGAAATGAGTTATACTAGCATCCTTCATTATTTTTCACCCATAATTAAATTGAAACTAGAAGATGACAAAGTTTTGGAAAGTAATTTGGCCAAGTCACTCAAGCAGCTGCGGCCTCCAGCAGCTCCTTGTCTGCTCGATCCCGAATCCTTCTTTCTAGTTCTGGCCTGAAATGCCTGATCAGCCCTTGGACTGGCCAAGCAGCAGCATCCCCCAATGCACAGATTGTATGCCCTTCGATCTGCTTCGTGACCTCCTGAAGCATATCGATCTCCTCCAGCTTCGCATTCCCCACCTTAAGCCTCTCCATGATCATCCAGAGCCACCCTGTCCCCTCCCTGCATGGTGTGCACTGACCACAGCTCTCATGCTTGTAGAAGTACGACAGCCTAGCTATCGCATCCACCACATCAGTAGATTTGTCCATCACGATCACTGCTGCTGTGCCCAATCCAGACTGGACAGCCTTAAGCGCATCATAGTCCATCAAGACATCATCACATATGTGCTTAGGTAGGAGAGGTACAGAGGATCCACCTGGTATAACCGCCAACAAGTTATTCCACCCTCCTCTGACACCACCACAATGCCTCTCTATCAGCTCTTTCAATGGTATGCTCATCTCCTCTTCCACAGTGCAAGGTTTGTTTACATGGCCTGAGATACAGAACAGCTTTGTCCCCGAGTTGTTTTTCCGGCCAAAGCTCGCGAACCATTCTGGTCCTCGCCTTAGAATCGTGGGAGATACAGCCACCGTTTCCACATTGGTAACAGTTGTTGGACAGCCATATAAGCCTGCATTAGCTGGGAAAGGAGGCTTGAGTCTCGGTTTCCCTTGTTTCCCTTCAAGGCTTTCCAATAGAGCGGTCTCTTCCCCACAGATGTAGGCACCAGCACCGTAGTGAATATGAACATCAAAATTATAACCTGATCCACATGCATTCTTCCCCAACAGTCCAGCTTGATATGCTTCCTTTCTTGCCTTCTCAAGAGTTAAACGTTCATTTACATACTCACCTCTTATGTAGATGTAAGCAGCAGTAGCCCGCATGCCAACTCCTGCAATCAGGCACCCTTCAAGTAGTTTGTGGGGGTCATGGCGCATGATTTCTCTATCTTTACATGTACCAGGTTCACTCTCATCAGCATTAACAACAAGATATGAAGGACGGCCATCAGATACCTTTGGCATGAAGGACCACTTGAGGCCAGATGGAAAACCAGCCCCTCCACGGCCTCGAAGACCAGACTTCTTCATTTCATTGACAATCCAATCAGAGCCCTTGAGCACCAAGTCTTTGGTTCTATACCAGTCCCCCCGCTTCATCGCACCTTTAAGGAATGGGTCATGCAAACCATAAAGGTTGGTAAAAATACGATCTTCATCTTTAAGACCACCGAAGTGGGTCTTCTCTGGAGGTGGAGGAGGTGAGGGAGGCTGTGGTGTACTTGCTGTTGTCGCAGCCTGGGTGCTAAATGACCTATAAACAGAATTAAACCTCCCACCATTGAAATGATGACACAGTTGTGCCCTTGGTGGACAAAAGAAGTTCTTGACGGCTCCCTGACAAAAAGACCAGACATGAACGAAATTGAACTGCTTTTAGCATCATAACCTTTTCAGTCAGAATAGTTTGCTGCTGGAAACAAAGCACGAGCCAATAAGCAAATCAACAGTTTATATATGACGGATGAGGTAAGAGGTCGCTCTGAGCACACAATAAAATTTGGAAGACAACTAGAAAAGTTGTGCACAGAAGGCACATAAATTTGATGGAACTAAATTCCTTTCCTACTGAAAATGATTTTCAAGAGAAATACTGATACATATACCAGCAATATCATATCTCTTCCACTTCCCATAGCATAAACAAAATATAGTGACCTTCAGAGATAATAATTTAAGAAATTTACAGAAATTCACAAATTGTTATATCTGATCTACAAAATGCATTCGTTAGAACCATGGGATTTTCCAAAAACCATAACAGGTTTATGGAAACTTAATGCTCCTAGACAAAAACTTTGGCATGGCTTTAGCCAGGCATGCACCCAATCATCCTAGCTTCACTCTCCCAGAAGTGCTACTACAACTGTCATATTATTATGTCATGAAAATATCGGAAGAAAACCCAATAGCACTTTTGGGCCAGAATTTgctaatcctcctttatcatcttTCATATAAAAAAGCTACTCCTCATCAACACAAACTTTTTACATTCTTCCTCAAAGCTTCCAACATTTCTTTTTGGGGAAAATATTCATACCCTTTCCGAACCATTTCCAATATTTTTTGCAGCAGTCTACACCAGGCCCTGTTGGCTAACACCATACATCATCAAGGCCTCTGTTTACTCCGCATCCCCGTAATCAAGCCATAAGTTCTCTTCCATTTAATCCCAAGTTACTGGAGCTGTTCGATTCCACTAACGTGTGCATATCCAACCTCATCATTCATAGTTTCACAAACACCTGCTTTAGCAGCCTCATCTTTGCAATAGTCTTCCACCATGCACAGCCCCACTTCACATCCCACCTGTTTAAACCATCAAATAAAGATTGAAAGAAggggggtaaaaaaaaaaaaaaaaaagatgtggtCATAATAATTGGTTTACTGACACCATTTGCTTCCTTGGCATCCTCCTAATTATAGGCAAAACTTGCTAGTTTAGAAAAATAACAAATAGTTAAGGCAGCACCATGCCAACATATAACATATCCCACTATACTCTAGCAAGATGAACCATCAAACTAtcaaaagatctaatgacatgcaGAAAACGTAAATTCTAAGATTTCCAAAATTCAAAATCACCTACTACAACAAAAATCAAGAAAACCAGTAGCTTGTCATAAAAAAATTTGTGTCACTGCTTTATTCAATTTTTCAGAACATCACATCTACAATCTCTCATGACACTTCAAGTACCACATCTCCCAAAGTTCCATATCACCTTTGCCAAACCTCTTCATTGGATACCGTTGCCAGAAGCACCGCTATACCTCTAATTTCTTGAGCAACTGCTAAGTATTTCTGCATATCTCATAGTGGTTCAGGAACTCGCATTAAATGACCAAAAATTTTCACACAACATTGACCAAGTGGAGTGGAACAGTGATGAATGAATGTTAACCCTTGGCATTAAATGCAAGTTTCTCTTTAATCCTTGTATTTGAGGTGCAATGATGTAAGGAAAGTTCCCTTGGCAGTAGAAGCAGATTTCATCATTAATTGTTTCATGCCTTGATGCAAGGAAAGCTCCCACTGTAAACGCTATCCTTAAAATGAGCAGGTCTCAGCAGGCAATCGGTGACATGATTCCATCAACCAGGTCCTACCCAAGCAAATATGCTACAAGATCCCTCTTCTGGTTTGTCCACCACCATTTCTTTCCCCAATAGTTATTATTATATAGGAGACAAAACTAAAGTAATAAAGCATACCTTCTACAATATTTTAACCAACTTTACCCCATAAATGTAGATGAGTTACAACTTACAAGATAAGATACTCATTATCAACTAAACTATAGAGAGATTGTAAAAACACAAATAAATAGAATCACATTCCGAAATTCCCAGACAAACCTGCAAAGCTACTATATCTTCTCAATCTATCACTAGCACAGGATTCAGAATAATCATAATATTCGttgttcttatcaaaaaaaaaaaaaaaaatcataatatctgcTGTCTAGGCAACTGAATGCTTCTAGACAGCAAACAAGAATGTCATCCAATGTCCACATAGCCAGTgctattatgaaaaaatattagagttacatgtgtgtgtgtgtgtctgtgtgagGGGATGGGAGGTGGGGGTGGAGGGCGGGGATACGGGGCTACCTGCCTTGACCGCTAGTGACTTGTTTTAGCACCTGCCTAGTTCCTAGGCACCATGCCGGCCACTTGGCTACACTTGCACCTCCTCTATCTTTTAGAAATTGGCTGTGATCATGAATTTACCAACTACTGGGGTCCGAGAGAAATTATCCTTCTTTAACAGTTATTCTTTTTTTATCCATAATTCCCATCTAAGAGCCGCCATTCTAGCAAATGTCTACAGATCCTAGCTTAAAAGCTGTATTCAAACTCTACAAGTTTGTTCCCTTAAAATTTCCTAATCCTTGGTACAAATTCTAGCCACCATTCTCCACAGGTTCCTCATGTATTTGACACCCATGATCATATCGTAGTCTTCTCAAATGTTTGTTCTGCATTTCAAGTCCATATCAATAAAGTCTACACCATTCTCCTAAATGACTATGGTTTCCCACTAGCTCTAACATACTCACTTTCAATATCTCATGCTTTCTAGTTTAACCATGCAGCAAGTTTAATATTTCCAAATCTGTCATAGCTGTCTTTTCTGCGCAAACACACTTTAAAGCCCAACtatttaaaaatctaaattatattgttGGTTTTATTGTTGTCTTAATACAACTTTATTCTTTGTTCTCCATGACATGCAACCGCCAGAAAGAAACATGAAAACCACCTTTCTTGAATCTAAGACTTCCTAAAACCCGAAGAGAAGACTTCTGATACCAGTTAAATTTCCCAAATCTAGTTGAATCTGGCCACAACTGACCAAAATTGGCCAAAACATGAAACAAAAGAAAGCCTACCTAGTTGAATGGCATGGTAGTCGCGGAGTATTGTAAAAATGAAAGGGATCACAGAACATTGGAGCCAATTCATCCAATAATTTCTAAAAATAGGAAACGATAATATTGGTGTTCTACAGAACGATTGAATCTGAGGAATCATCCACTGATCGAATTAAAAAGACACCATAGGTGATATGTCAAAAGCAAGCCAACCCTAGATCTGAAACGAAGCGTTCATTTCATTCATTCGAGGAAGGCGAAAAAATACGGAAAAAAAAACCGATCGATCGATCAAGTGAGAAGGGTTGGGGAAAAAAAAATACCCGGCCTAGCTTGGCTCCGATGCCCTCATCGGCGACGAGGAGCCTCGCCATCATCGATCTGGCGGTGGCCTTCGTGGCCACCTCCGCCGCCTTCTTCGCCGCGCTCATCGTTGCTCTCCGCCCTCGGCTTCGTTCCCTCTTCGACCGATCTCGTGGGAGGGGTTAACTTGAATGAACTCCGAGCCTATCAGATCCACCCGTTGCGTAGTGCGCCTGACTTGCACGTGGAATAGCAACGTGGCAGCTTGAGCGGCCACGTATTTATGCCTAAACAATTAATTTGttaattattcaatttttttaatgtacctaaaaaaaatctaattacgaaatctaatcatatcatatatatatatatatataatatatatatatatatattacaaaacGGAGCAAACGCCGGAGCCACTGGTGCACCGCCGGAGCCACTGCCGACGTCGTCTATATCGCCAGCGATGTGGGCCCTAACTACAACACCGATGTCTCCCACCCCTCTCGGTTCTGCCGCCGCCTCCACCTCCCCTCCCCACCGACCTCCATGCCCCCCTGACGTCCTCTTTGCTCTCCTCGCCGCCACCTCTAGTCGGTCTCCACCGTCGCCTTCCCCTTCCGATCTTCCTCGGGTGCGTGCCttcacctctcttcttttttttttttcattttcttttctatttttccacCCATCCAACACACAAcacagaagagagagagaagggaacatGGGGAAGAGAGAGGGCGGGGAGGGGAGCACAACAGAGAGGAAATGCGGGGAAGAAGATCTGAGGCAGGGATAACGACGATGGAGGCGTCGACGGAGGTGGAGATGAGAGCGGTGGATGACAACGACGGTGGAGGCGTTGGCGGAGGAGAAGGGTTTCCGGCCACGAGAAAGGCCACCGGAAGGGTTTCCGGCAGCTTATATGGGAGCGTGGCAGGCGATCCGCGACGATCGGAAGAGAGGAGATGGGGGCGAAGGAAGACGGAAGGGAATGGAGGAAAGAGAGATCGCGTACCTTGGTCACGGAGACGGACAAGAGGGAGAAATCTTGGACGGATGGGGAGTTGGAAGGCGGAGGAGGGAGATCTGGGCGGCTTCCGCTTCCGGCAGCTATATGGGAGCTTGGCGGGCGATCCGCGACGATCGGAGGAGAGAAGAGGGGGAGAAGGAAGATGGAAGGGAATGGAGGAAAGAGGGATCGCGTCACGGAGATGAGAGAAACAGAGACGCTGAGGAAAGAGAAAAAGCGAGAAACGATGGGGAGCAAGAGGTGGAGGAAATGGAGACGGAGGTGTATATGCTTCCAATTTAAAGACCACGAAAAAGTTATCTCATGAAACGTAGGGCGTCTTTAATGAGCCACCAAATAGCAGAGGTTCTCACCTAAACCTCGGTTTCTTGACGTCGTCCAACCTGATATTTTAATTGATCAACCAATAACAGAGAGGAGTACGATAGTAGTGGCGTTCTGGCGGGGTGGGGGATGGGATAAACGGGCACCGTGCCACGTCACCGTTAAGGGGCCGTGGCCCGTGAGGCCGATTCCTGCTGGAAGTAACGCAACCTGGGGTAAAAGTGCCACTGGTGTGGCACTAAATTGCGGACGTGCCACTGGGTCCCGAGTGCCATGGGCGAACCTTCCGTTTCTGGATGCTTCTGGTGGGTTGTCTTTttctttaccttttttttttcttgggcaaCGGGTTCGGGTTTGGGtggacgttttttttttttttttttttttttttccgtgctGTGTCCGGTCTCCCGCATGAGCCAAGCACCgcagatgatttttttctttttttggtacaaaGCCAGCCATCCGGGACTAGCCACCGTCCGATGGTTTTAGTTTCTGGGGAAATTCTTCCTGCACCGCGTAAAAAATCCGACGTGGAGTGCGCTTCGTCCGATTAACtcacataatttttattttttaatatatatttaatatttataaattaatctttttatttaaaaattttatatgataaaaatatttttatttttttataaaaaaaatttacacctgatccatagaatatcataatatttacgtcgaatatcataatttttttataatataaaaatatttttatcattcaaaatttttaaataaaaaaattaacttgcGGATATTGAATATACGTTGAAaaatgattggacaaaaataATTTTCTCATATGACATCCGaaatgatattatgatatctgaaataaaatatgataattttttataaaaaaaatatttttatcataaaaaattttgaatgatgaaaatatttttatttttgaaaaaaaattataatatttaagatcaaaatataatatttaaaataaaatattttaattatataaaaatcaatttataaaatattaaatatatattaaaaaataattattatataaattaaacGGATGAAATGGTGCACTCGCATCGGATTTTCTGCACTGCACGCAGTGCACAAAAAAATTACTCCGATTGGCCCCTAATCGGTATCGCTGCTGATTACAAAAATGCCTCTTGAAAATTGGAAGTGGAGAATGGAGGTCCAAGTTCTATCGGTAAGGCACAAAATGCAGTGGTGGTCCATGGAGAAAGGATGGGATTCAATGGAGAGAACACGAGAAAGTGGATCCAGTCCAGCTTTACATAATTGAAGACTAATTTGCACTCAGCACATTTTTAGATCGATCATGTTAAATTGTTTATTAGCCTCCAGGGTTTTATTGATAGTTTTCTGTTGTAATTAAGTAGATTAATATCTTCATATTTGTGGTGCATGCTAGTTCTTAATTCTTTGATATTTGATGCTGGATGTcagatatatttatttattttaaaattggtaGATACAATTATTCATTCTAAATTGATTGGTTAGGATTCCACCTTCTTTGAAGTTCTgtttacaaagaaaaaaaaaataaaaatatacatctgAAAATGAAGATGGTGTATTATAGTATATTCATCCAAAAAATATAGTGCATCTCATTTTACATatgtaaatatttatttttaataattttaaaaattttatcaatctCCTTATTTCTACTTTGCATCCCTTGGAGATGAAttagaattttatatttttcataattatcGGAATACCACATACATCCAcaccactttttttttcttttttttatccctggtattagaaatttttataatttaagatgCATTAAAAACCACCTTATCCCTCTTATTGTATACTTATTTTAATAGATCAATATCCAAAAAATGAAACTTAGCAAAACTATTTTTTAAGTAAAAAGGACAAAGACCCATCCACTCATATTACATGGCCCAATGCTTAGAAATGCCTCTCCAGTTATAAAAGGGTGTAGCCATCAAGTTATGCACAAAATCATtgttttatattattataaaaatcatGACCGTTATTTCCCCCTTTAAATTGTGAATTGAATTTATTGACGGCAATAAAATAACAAATGTTAGAATGGACGTTCATAGTCATATATTGAAAAACAATGAAAGATAGTGGAAAAAATAACAGTATTACTTGATGTGTTGCTATCAAATAAATGGAAATTGTCTTTCTGGTTGGCACGGAAATTTGATTCAAGATACATTATAACTATTTGAATAGTAAAATTGCCAAAAAGGATAACTATTCCCATTATATAACCATCATTATAAATCAACaattgctatataataatcattacTTTAAAAACTCATAAAAGATGTGTATGTGTATAATACAATAGCAGGACTTCAAAACTGTTGTAGTATAATTTGTTTTAGATTTTGCACTTTTAAACATTTATAAATATTTCATTTATGTCCCTTTGTGAATAAAATATCTTTCATGATCACGGTCTCCAAAACTTTTATGGCAATTATCATTACCTTAAGTAAAGTGTCCCTTAAATCATATCTTAATAGCTATCATATTACATGATAATGAATATTATGTGCAGCCATTTCAGATAATGAAAGTGTCGGCCATTATCAATCCTGTAATCGTGGAACAAGCACAACACTCAGCTGCTTATCATCAATCCTGAGAAAAACCCAGACGAATGCAGCATTCACACGGAATTTATTATAATTCGATGATCATTATCACCATAATAACACACAATGTTAAACCACGGTAGAAATTTAAACAGGTTTCTAATCCAGAATTTTGGACACAGATATTAAAGATCCCGCGATGCAAAAAGCAAGCACCGTTCCTGCCTTTCCTGGTTTCGATTTCCAGATCATAATTGTACAAACTTTTCAGCCATGAAAGAGAGATTAGGACGGATGATGCCATACAAAAGACCAACTTGGCCACAACAGAGCTGTGTTTTCAAACAGAAATGAGTTATACTAGCATCCTTCATTATTTTTCACCCATAATTAAATTGAAACTAGAAGATGACAAAGTTTTGGAAAGTAATTTGGCCAAGTCACTCAAGCAGCTGCGGCCTCCAGCAGCTCCTTGTCTGCTCGCTCCCGAATCCTTCTTTCTAGTTCTGGCCTGAAATGCCTGATCAGCCCTTGGACTGGCCAAGCAGCAGCATCCCCCAATGCACAGATTGTATGCCCTTCGATCTGCTTCGTGACCTCCTGAAGCATATCAATCTCCTCCAGCTTCGCATTCCCCACCTTAAGCCTCTCCATGATCATCCAGAGCCACCCTGTCCCCTCCCTGCATGGTGTGCACTGACCACAGCTCTCACGCTTGTAGAAGTACGACAGCCTAGCTATCGCATCCACCACATCAGTAGATTTGACCATCACGATCACTGCTGCTGTGCCCAATCCAGACTGGACAGCCTTAAGCGCATCATAGTCCATCAAGACATCATCACATATGTGCTTAGGTAGGAGAGGTACAGAGGATCCACCTGGTATAACCGCCAACAAGTTATTCCACCCTCCTCTGACACCACCACAATGCCTCTCTATCAGCTCTTTCAATGGTATGCTCATCTCCTCTTCCACAGTGCAAGGTTTGTTTACATGGCCTGAGATACAGAACAGCTTTGTCCCTGAGTTGTTTTTCCGGCCAAAGCTCGCGAATCATTCTGGTCCTCGCCTTAGAATCGTGGGAGATACAGCCACCGTTTCCACATTGGTAACAGTTGTTGGACAGCCATATAAGCCTGCATTAGCTGGGAAAGGAGGCTTGAGTCTCGGTTTCCCTTGTTTCCCTTCAAGGCTTTCCAATAGAGCGGTCTCTTCCCCACAGATGTAGGCACCAGCACCGTAGTGAATATGAACATCAAAATTATAACCTGATCCACATGCATTCTTCCCCAACAATCCAGCTTGATATGCTTCCTTTCTTGCCTTCTCAAGAGTCAAACGTTCATTTACATACTCACCTCTTATGTAGATGTAAGCAGCAGTAGCCCGCATGCCAACTCCTGCAATCAGGCACCCTTCAAGTAGTTTGTGGGGCTCATGGCGCATGATTTCTCTATCTTTACATGTACCAGGTTCACTCTCATCAGCATTAACAACAAGATATGAAGGACGGCCATCAGATACCTTTGGCATGAAGGACCACTTGAGGCCAGATGGAAAACCAGCCCCTCCACGACCTCGAAGACCAGACTTCTTCATTTCATTGACAATCCAATCAGAGCCCTTGAGCACCAAGTCTTTGGTTCTATACCAGTCCCCCCGCTTCATCGCACCTTTAAGGAATGGGTCATGCAAACCATAAAGGTTGGTAAAAATACGATCTTCATCTTTAAGACCACCGAAGTGGGTCTTCTCTGGAGGTGGAGGAGGTGAGGGAGGCTGTGGTGTACTTGCTGTTGTCGCAGCCTGGGTGCTAAATGACCTATAAACAGAATTAAACCTCCCACCATTGAAATGATGACACAGTTGTGCCCTTGGTGGACAAAAGAAGTTCTTGACGGCTCCCTGACAAAAAGACCAGACATGAACGAACTTGAACTTCTTTTAGCATCATAACCTTTTCAGTCAGAATAGTTTGCTGCTGGAAACAAAGCACGAGCCAATAAGCAAATCAACAGTTTATATATGACGGATGAGGTAAGAGGATCACTCTGAGCACACAATAAAATTTGGAAGACAACTAGAAAAGTTGTGCACAGAAGGCACATAAATTTGATGGAATTCCTTTCCTACTGAAAATGATTTTCAAGAGAAATACTGATACATATACCAGCAATATCACATCTCTTCCACTTCCCATAGCATAAACAAAATATAGTGACCTTCAGAGATAATAATTTAAGAAATTTACAGAAATTCACAAATTGTTATATCTGATCTACAAAATGCATTCATTAGAACCATGGGATTTTCCAAAAACCATAACAGGTTTATGGAAACTTAATGCTCCTAGACAAAAACTTTGGCATGGCTTTAGCCAGGCATGCACCCAATCATCCTAGCTTCACTCTCCCAGAAGTGCTACTACAACTGTCATATTACTATGTCATGAAAATATCGGAAGAAAACCCAATAGCACTTTTGGGCCAGAATTTgctaatcctcctttatcatcttTCATATAAAAAAGCTACTCCTCATCAACACAAACTTTTTACATTCTTCCTCAAAGCTTCCAACATTTCTTTTTGGGGACAATATTCATACCCTATCCTAACCATTTCCAGTATTTTTTGCAGCAGTCTACACCAGGCCCTGTTGGCTAACACCATACATCATCAAGGCCTCTGTTTACTCCGCATCCCCGTAATTGAGCCATAAGTTCTCTTCCATTTAATCCCAAGTTACTGGAGCCGTTCGATTCCTCTAATGTATGCATATCCAACCTCATCATTCATTGTTTCACAAACACCTGCTTTAGCAGCCTCATCTTTGCAATAGTCTTCCACCGTGCACAGCCCCACTTCACATCCCACCTGTTTAAACCATCAAATAAAGATTGAAAGAAggggggtaaaaaaaaaaaaaaaaaagatgtggtCATAATAATTGGTTTACTGACACCATTTGCTTCCTTGGCATCCTCCTAATTATAGGCAAAACTTGCTAGTTTAGAAAAATAACAAATAGTTAAGGCAGCACCATGCCAACATATAACATATCCCACTATACTCTAGCAAGATGAACCATCAAACTAtcaaaagatctaatgacatgcaGAAAACGTAAATTCTAAGATTTCCAAAATTCAAAATCACCTACTACAACAAAAATCAAGAAAACCAGTAGCTTGTCATAAAAAAATTTGTGTCACTGCTTTATTCAATTTTTCAGAACATCACATCTACAATCTCTCATGACACTTCAAGTACCACATCTCCCAAAGTTCCATATCACCTTTGCCAAACCTCTTCATTGGATACCGTTGCCAGAAGCACCGCTATACCTCTAATTTCTTGAGCAACTGCTAAGTATTTCTGCATATCTCATAGTGGTTCAGGAACTCGCATTAAATGACCAAAAATTTTCACACAACATTGACCAAGTGGAGTGGAACAGTGATGAATGAATGTTAACCCTTGGCATTAAATGCAAGTTTCTCTTTAATCCTTGTATTTGAGGTGCAA
Proteins encoded in this region:
- the LOC105037165 gene encoding NADH dehydrogenase [ubiquinone] flavoprotein 1, mitochondrial, which codes for MSAAKKAAEVATKATARSMMARLLVADEGIGAKLGRGAVKNFFCPPRAQLCHHFNGGRFNSVYRSFSTQAATTASTPQPPSPPPPPEKTHFGGLKDEDRIFTNLYGLHDPFLKGAMKRGDWYRTKDLVLKGSDWIVNEMKKSGLRGRGGAGFPSGLKWSFMPKVSDGRPSYLVVNADESEPGTCKDREIMRHDPHKLLEGCLIAGVGMRATAAYIYIRGEYVNERLTLEKARKEAYQAGLLGKNACGSGYNFDVHIHYGAGAYICGEETALLESLEGKQGKPRLKPPFPANAGLYGCPTTVTNVETVAVSPTILRRGPEWFASFGRKNNSGTKLFCISGHVNKPCTVEEEMSIPLKELIERHCGGVRGGWNNLLAVIPGGSSVPLLPKHICDDVLMDYDALKAVQSGLGTAAVIVMDKSTDVVDAIARLSYFYKHESCGQCTPCREGTGWLWMIMERLKVGNAKLEEIDMLQEVTKQIEGHTICALGDAAAWPVQGLIRHFRPELERRIRDRADKELLEAAAA